The genomic region gattttgtttgtactggaatcagttatttgagtgagctctaattcatctgctaggaaaggagcccccctataagatatattggatgtaactgtcagtgaatatctgacacccaactgctgcatgaagagagaatgaagagaaacagatgctgagagaggaatagtgaagataaacttgattatttcagaaacaatgcagaatatttaattgattgtatttagaaagtttcttatttcagtatgatgtttatattaaattgtcattttcatgatagttcccctttaaaagctgtgCTTCCTGCAATCAGTTACATGGATATTGCTAGAGCTGCCGAATGCTAAACATTAACATGAAGTATTAGGACTGTGAGAACCAGAGTAAAGCAGCAGCTTCAATATTTGCTGGAGTTTCAGTCTTGAGCCCGACTAGGGTTGACACATGGCAACTCCATCACTGGATTCAGAGCAAACCTGTACCCGGGGCAGAGTGGAGCAGAACATCATCACTGGACTTAATAACAGTGGCACTAACCTGTGCAGTTGGCTGGTTCTTGGTCCAAACAGAATCTTTCTTGTCCTTTGGGGTTGCTATGAACATGACGGGGAGCTGGGCACGGGCTGAAATAAAGTCGTTCTGGATCTCTGTGTACTCTGCACCTGAGGAGATAAAGGTCTGGATGTATAGCAGCAGAGCTAGCGATTAGTCCAGGGACTACATTTACAACCCGTTTTCAGTGCCCGCTTTACTTGTTACCTGTGATTGAATGCATTGTGCAAACAATAAGCAGCCttttgttaaaggataagtaaacctttaaaataagtgaatgtaaaacggatgagggggctattctaagcacttttgtcatttacattcattatttattttgttttaattccaagatattaagggatacacgtactgttaatatgaatgaattgtgttacaacagcgccacctgctggtcattttcccaccagtctgaccagcaagtagtcaaggaagttgtcaggagaaagaaagaggctgatgttcttctgcttaggaaagatgtgagaaaggtttctgattttattcctaagcagaagaacagcaGCTGTCAGAAGCTGGATATGAAGCTGATGTTACTGCAAAACCCCAAGCAACTCCATAACAAGTCCGGCAGcttaattcatttataaaaaactCACCTTCAGCTCTCCATTCAGATTTACGATGAGGGGGCTGTTCTTCAAGTCGAAGGTAACCAGAAGGTGCAGGAACCTCAGGAAGCCAATCAGGGCAGAGCTGCAAAGAAAGCAGAAATCCTAATTGAATGCAGTTAACAAACAGGCCCAGACAGTGATCAGTAGAATGATATGAACATGACAGGGAGTTGAGCGAGGGTAGATGTAAAGGGGGTACAGACCAGAACAGGTGGTTTAAAAcctaaaacagaaataaaagtgGGCTCTTATAATAAAGgaagagaatggggggggggtgaaggatCAGATAAATGTCCAGTCCACAGGATCACACACATTACCTGGGGGAGAGTAGGTGCTGGTGGAGGAACAGATGTGCCACCAGGAGGTCCACACACACAAACGTCACCCAACAGTTGGCTTTGGATCCAGCGTTTGGCCATCCGAGATGTAACCCCGAAAGCAGGGTGCTGTTGGTGGAGTCTGGAGAAAACAGTCATTTCACTGAGGGAGCAAAATTATCGTTTCCATTGTTTATCCCATGCAGGGGTCGGAGGTGAACGTTGTCAGTGCTAGTAGATCTAGAGCAGGGGTCTGCAACCCGcagctccagagcctcatgcagCTCTTTATCCTCCCTGTTGCGGCTCAGTCTTGTGGCTTTGTGGTCTATGAAGCCCTCGCACCTGCtagtggcttcttgagtgtgcgaccgctgTAAGCTAATGGTTGGCTAACCAAGAGTAGCACACTCACGCCGCCAGCAAGTGCGAGGGATTTATAGTCATCACAGGAGTGACAGGGGTCGCTTGCTCAAGACATAACATCGACCCATCCCTGCTGAACATATCCGCATTCACAAGGATAAATCAGCCCAATCTTGAAATGGAACTGGCCGACATAGCGGATAAAGACTTCTGGTTATGGCTGTCCAAGTTCAAAAGCCTGACAGCGGATCTTGAAGAAATCGCTCAACAGAAGGGAACTCTCGCTAAAGAGCACAAGTGGAATGATATCGAAACCCTCCCCAAACCCGACAAACTTGTTTTTGAAACATGGAGTGCCATTCCCGACACGTATATGAACATGAAAAAGTCTGCATTTGGAGTCCTGTCCATCTTTGGCTCAACATACTTATGGAAGCAATTTTTCTCAAATATGAACTTCATAAAATCCAAATATCACTcccacttaaaggacaagaaagggcaaaacaataaaatccgatttttactttctttaatgaaaaataaacctttctccaatatactctaattaaaaaatgtgtacagtttttataagaaacctgactgtatgcagtgaaattctccctttgtttactgctgtggataggaattgtcagacggtccctaactgctctgcagggaaacaatcatacttatgtacagcagggggagctcccgccttacttacctGCCATGCagaatagagtcctgcgcgggtcaattttttgggacccgaacccgacccgtacccgcaacctgcaatccgcaacccgcacccgcattcttacccgcttggacccgcaacccgacccgcaagtaccttctctgcaacccagacacgcgacccgctgaccatcaagaatcaggaagtgctgtcattataaaccggaagtgacatcatcggaagtagatatgatcaggaaaaaaagggagtaaaaccggaagtgctgtcgttgtgtaccggaaatgacatcatcggaagtggacgtgaccagaaaaaaggaacaaatattaatattgagaagacccgcagcccgacccgcaaacccacagaaccgcgggtatacccgcaccttgaacttcaatgaaaaacccgcatggtactgcaggtttttgcgggtaaccgacccgctgcaggactctaatgcagaactcgagcagctttgtttatgacgatccctaagcagcccagatcacactgagcatgtgcagggtcagggtcaggccaagatgtataacacagttacaagatgacagcccccagtggccaactttgaaagcataaatcatttgtttgattaggcttgtggtgcagtaagttcatgtttatgtttagtatacaaaatacagcatttctagccttgttctattttacactttccttgtcctttaagaaataaaagccTACAGTCCTGTGTGAAGATCAAAGTCACATCTTACAGCCCCGACATAGGGAAGATCAACATGGAGCtacagaaacagaagtcacattaaacagatgagaacaccagcatttaatagggctattcagtgttgcatttatttcaaagtagccctacCCATACACACTGCaattctgtttgttgtattctgttgtaacagttgaaattaaaaaaaagttaaaacctttaaaagtttataagctgttatgttttgcggctccagactatttttctgggggcaaaatggctcttttgacagtaaaggttgctgacccctgatctagaggctCATAAAGTGAAGAAAGTAACCCTCTAGAGCTGCATGTTGTTCGTCTATGACTCCCAGAATAACGTGCCAGGAGAGTTATAGCTCAACAATATCTACAATTAGCTGCCCTATAGTCTCTGAACCCTACCCCCAACAGACAGCAACTACATACAACTCTGATAGAATAAAATAATACTGCGAATACACGGACTATAATAGACTGACAGGTTAATCAGCCAGGGGCTCCTTGTTTATCGGCATATTTGGAGCCGACATAATGTTCCATTGTTAGAACAAGAAGTTTAGTCTCTTCCACAAACTCCAGGGAAGCGGCGCCCCCCAATGGCCATTGTCATTATTTGTCATTGGTACAAACACATCACAAAATCCTCACCCTCGCTGGTCAGTTTCTCTGATTTTACCCAATCCTAATACAGAGAGGTGCAATACACTTAAGCTGACACTAAGGGGTGCCACATACCCATGCAAAGTGCTGGTCAAATGCGGCAGATGAAGGGTCTCCGTTTCCAGTTGCAGGGACTCCGCAGTGTCCTgatagagagatttttgtactcaccgttaaatctttttctcttgtcctatattgggggacacaggcaccgtggggatgaagatcctgcagctggagatggacactaacttgttaacttgTGACTCCTCCCCCTGCCTCCTACTGTTACTTCCAGTTTCTACCGAAGAAGGAGCATAGCAACCCAAAACCGAAGAGGATCACAAGATACCCCtcaataacatattaaatgtaaaataagattATAAGACTTTAGCGAACAACTATATACATAGTAAAGAACAGTGTCaaaacagggagggaaggcctgtgtcccccaatataggacaagagaaaaagatttaacggtgagtacaaaaatctctctttctcttgcctaattgggggacacaggcaccatggggatgtcccacctgcatacctcccaactgtccctttttcggagggacagtccctcttctgacagctcaacccgcagtccctcatttgtactggaaagtccctcttttctctgcactgaacagccagaaaaagaaacaaagtttctcacttaattggcttttagcagagagcccagaacagctaacaggtgcaaataagatactttgtaacaattttgagacacaaaaacacagtttagataaggagaaatattttcaaactttcataacctgccaaattttgtaaaacaaacatggtaattagggggtgtggccacagaaaggggtgtggtcaaaaattgctgcgctacatgcggaaaaaaaatttttgtccctctttttacttccaaaatgttgggaggtatgcacctgTCTACTATTGATTGGAAGACTTCGGTGACTTGATTATCTCTTCTAATTGCTCATATGCTGGAGATATGGACGAACTCTTTTTTTGTCTCTTAAAGATATTCTTGCCGGGTTCAACGGTGGAAACGGTATCTTCAACGTTAAGGGTAGAAAGTACCGCCTGTATGAAGCCCTCAACCTCCTTTTGTGTTCTAGGCATATCTTGTTCAGGAtccaaaagagagaaaaagagtcCCCCACCCATGAGAGAGCTTAGGGAAAGAAAGCAAGGTGAGAACAGCATTTGAGGGATAAGAGATGAGAGTATACTCACCAATTGTAGCCAGCTGACGATATGCCCTCTATGGTGTGTATATGCCACCCTGAAAGATAAATATGTGCCTATAATATAGTTTTACATACAAAGTATATAAacctatatataaacacatatatgtaTAGCACCAGAATATGGTGTATACCACTggtgcagcctccgtagagcgggaatcCAGCGCAGGGGGATCAGggagcaagcctgcagacctccgtagagcgggaaggctgtcGGGCAGAGAAATACTCAGTCAGCTGGAAGGGCTCTTGAATGGATCAGTGGCCCTTAATGTGGCATGATCTGACCAGAGTCCTTGATCACCTGCTCCAGCCACAAAAATTcctgtgtcttctccttctgaggacactaaagaaaacTGGAAGTaacaggaggaggcaggggatgaagcccagagcaggagtcacaagttaacaagttagtgtccatctccagctgcaggatcttcatccccacggtgcctgtgtcccccaattaggcaagagaaactTCAGCATTCCCTCGGGGGTCACAATCTCCTTCATGTACTGCGGCTCCCAGTGATAGGCCACTTGCACAAGGAACACGTAGCCATCCTGCACAAAAGCCAAGTCACAGCCCAATTAGGGAAGCAAGGCCgtgtttattaaaggataagtaaacctttaaaataagtgaatgtaaaactggtcattttcccaccagtctgaccagcaagtagccaaggaagttgtcaggagaaagaaagaggatgaggttcttctgcttaggaaagatgtgagaaaggtttctaattttattcctaagcagaagaacatcagcctctttctttctcctgacaacttccttgactacttgctggtcagactggtgggaaaatgaccagcaggtggcgctgttgtaacacaattcattcatattaacagtacatgtatcccttaatatcttggaataaaaaaaataaataaataatgaatgtaaattagaaaagtgcttagaatagtcccctcatcagttttacattcatttattttaaaggtttacttatcctttaaagattttattatcctttaaactacaactcccagcaggctaGCATCTTCTACCCGTCACGGGTCTAGACCACATCACAGTATCCTTAGTTTTAGTTGCCACCAAGAAGCTGAGCCAGGATTTTCCTGTAAATCAGAACAACTTTCGTATAGAGTTTATCCAAGTTCAACGTCTGTTGATATTCTGCTAAAGTAATTATAGTAAAGGATAAACCGCATTAACTTCTCCAGAAATATGATAGTTTCATCTAGTTCTCCCAAATATTTGCTCTACACTACTTTCTGATGAAAATATATGGGAGAACTAGATGAAACGATCATATTTCTGGAGAAGTTAATGCGGTTTATCCTTTACTATAATTACTTTACCTTTAACTGGAAGTTCTATTTACAAACCCAGGGGACCGCGATGGGAACTTCCTGTGCCCCATCATATGCTAATTTATTTCTGGGGTTTTGGGAGGAGACAATAGTATACGGAAAAATGATGTCTGCTTATACCAAGAAGATATTAAAATGGATTCGCTACATTGATGATATCCTGTTAATATGGTTGGGCACAAAAGAGGAGGCCCTAGATTTTGTTGACAAACTTAATATCAACAATCTCAATATAAAACTGACTGTCAATGTATCAGAATCCATGATTTCCTTCCTGGACCTCATGATAATTAATAACGAAGGGGGCAAGTTAGTAACTAGGAACTATAGGAAGGAAACCGCTACTAATTCCTTGCTAAACTTCTCCAGCTATCATCCTTATTCAGTGAAAAAGTCTTTCCCAATAGGTGAATTCCTACGCCTGAAAAGAAATTGCTCTtcctttgaaatatttaaggAACAGGCCAGGGAACTAAAAGTCAGATTAAAATCCATAGAGCCctatgcaggggtgtaactatagaggaagcagaccctgcggctgcagggggggcccaggaggtataggggccccatgggccctaattcatataaaatttcaataaatattggagaaacaagtcaaccccaaaacattttgggggcctgaaaaataatttgctgtggggcccagtaatatctagttatgccactggccctATGTACTGAGAGGTcacaattattacagataaaagagaAATCCACTGACTACAATACAGCGAGATTTATCACCACATACAACACAAACAGTTGTCAAATacaatttatacaaaatattatcAATAAACATTGGTCGATTCTAAAAGAGGATGAAACACTGAGTACCATTCTTGATGAAAGAGTTTCAATTTGCTATAAACGAAGTCCGAATTTAAAGGACATATTGTCCAATAGTCATTTTAAAAATCCCCAGAAAGTGGCGAGTAATAGGGGATGTTTTCCATGTGGTGAATGCAACATGTGTGGGAAAATGTCAAGAACTACATCCTTTTATGACAGATTTGGTAAACATCATAATGTCAATTCCCATATTAATTGCAAATCCAGGGGAGTGATTTATTGCTTGGAATGCCCGTGTGGCAAGAAATATGTGGCTATGACACCCCAAATGCTGAAGATAAGAGTTCAGCAGAATTGCAGTTCTATACGCAATGCTGGCAAGACTGATAAAACAGATGCAACTCTAGCTACAGTtacttggcattttaaaaaataccataataTGAATCCAGcagacttaggggctgattcactaaattcgagtgaaggattcgaagtaaaaaaacgttgaatttcgaagtattttttgggctacttcgaccatcgaatgggctacttcgaccttcgactacgactacgaatcgaaggattcaaactaaaaatcgttcgactattcgaccattcgatagtcgaagtactgt from Xenopus laevis strain J_2021 chromosome 1S, Xenopus_laevis_v10.1, whole genome shotgun sequence harbors:
- the LOC108707357 gene encoding nucleolar protein 6-like, giving the protein MVSYMKSMLSSEQSLRSPRPILHQQHPAFGVTSRMAKRWIQSQLLGDVCVCGPPGGTSVPPPAPTLPQLCPDWLPEVPAPSGYLRLEEQPPHRKSEWRAEGAEYTEIQNDFISARAQLPVMFIATPKDKKDSVWTKNQPTAQEAYGEFALFFHDLHGGDVIGVLWKPSSFEPQPLKTTNVKGRVMDNKSDNPLLVPNAEAFIQDFEILGEGLVASVEAQTERWNI